In the Campylobacter lari genome, TTGACCAGAAATAAAAAGCATTTTTATTCATGGTGAGTTACTCAAGTGGCCAACGAGGGCAGACTGTAAATCTGCTGGCTTTCGCCTTCCGTGGTTCGAATCCACGACTCACCACCATTGCTTTGCGGGAGTAGCTCAGTTGGCTAGAGCATCAGCCTTCCAAGCTGAGGGTCGCGGGTTCGAGTCCCGTTTCCCGCTCCAACCTAATTTTGGTAGAGTGAAACTGGGAGCTGTTTTTAATTTCAGAATTTCTAGCAGTTTCAAATTTCCAAAATTTTATAATTTATGTTTTTAATTTTTCTGAGCGCTCGTATGGCTCAGAGGTAGAGCACTCCCTTGGTAAGGGAGAGGTCGCGGGTTCAAGTCCCGCTATGAGCTCCATTGATTTCAAAAGATTATAAAACATAAATTAGTATTTGTTTGTAAATTTTATATGGAGGAAAAAGATGGCTAAAGAAAAATTTTCACGTAATAAGCCTCACGTAAATATTGGTACTATTGGTCACGTTGACCACGGTAAAACTACTTTAACAGCTGCTATCTCTGCTGTTCTTTCAAGAAGAGGTTTGGCTGAGCTTAAAGATTATGATAATATCGACAATGCTCCTGAAGAAAAAGAGCGTGGTATTACTATTGCAACTTCTCACATTGAGTATGAAACAGAAAATCGTCACTATGCTCACGTAGACTGCCCAGGTCACGCTGACTATGTTAAAAATATGATTACTGGTGCTGCTCAAATGGACGGTGCTATTCTTGTTGTTTCTGCTGCAGATGGCCCAATGCCACAAACTAGAGAGCACATCTTACTTTCTCGCCAAGTAGGTGTACCATATATCGTTGTTTTCATGAACAAAGCTGATATGGTTGATGATGCTGAATTATTAGAATTAGTTGAAATGGAAATTAGAGAACTATTAAGTTCTTATGACTTCCCAGGAGATGACACTCCAATTATTTCAGGTTCTGCTTTACAAGCTCTTGAAGAAGCAAAAGCTGGACAAGATGGTGAATGGTCTAAAAAAATCCTAGATCTTATGGCAGCAGTTGATGAGTATATCCCAACTCCAGCTCGTGATACAGATAAAGATTTCTTAATGCCAATCGAAGACGTATTCTCAATTTCAGGTCGTGGTACAGTTGTTACTGGTAGAATTGAAAAAGGTGTTGTTAAAGTTGGTGACACTATTGAAATTGTTGGTATTAGAGAAACACAAAGCACTACAGTAACTGGTGTTGAAATGTTCAGAAAAGAAATGGATCAAGGTGAAGCAGGTGATAACGTAGGTGTTCTTCTACGTGGTACTAAGAAAGAAGATGTTCTTCGTGGTATGGTTCTTGCTAAGCCAAAATCAATTACTCCACATACTGACTTTGAAGCAGAAGTTTATATTTTAAATAAAGATGAAGGTGGTCGTCACACTCCATTCTTTAATAACTATAGACCACAGTTCTATGTAAGAACAACAGATGTTACTGGTTCTATCCAACTTGCAGAAGGCGTTGAAATGGTTATGCCAGGTGAGAATGTTAGAATTACTGTAAGTCTTATTGCACCAGTTGCACTTGAAGAAGGTACTCGTTTTGCTATCCGTGAAGGTGGCCGTACTGTTGGTTCAGGTGTTGTATCTAAAATTATTAAATAATCATAAGCGAGATTTTATCTCGCTTTTTAAGGAATAAAAATGAGAATTAAAGTTGGCTTGAAATGTGAAGAGTGCGGTGATATTAATTACAGTACTTTTAAAAATAGTAAAAATACAACTGAAAAATTAGAATTAAAAAAATATTGCCCAAGATTAAAAAAACATACAGTTCATAAAGAAGTTAAATTAAAAAGTTAAGGCTTTTATATAAAAGCCCTTAGGGCAATAGCTCCAACGGTAGAGCGCCGGATTCCAAATCCGATGGTTGGGGTTCGAATCCCTCTTGCCCTGCCACAAAATAAGGTAAAATATGGAAAAACTAATAACTTATTTTAAATTGTCAAAAGCTGAATTATCAAAAGTTATTTGGCCTTTGAAAGAGCAAGTTAGAAATGCTTATATTACAGTTTTTGTAGTTGTTACTGTTGTTTCATTATTTTTAGCATTGGTTGACTTGATTATGTCATTTTCATTATCTAAGATTATAGGATAAAATAATGAATCATAAATGGTATGCAATTCAAACTTATGCAGGTAGTGAAATGGCTGTAAAAAGAGCCATAGAAAATTTAGTTAGAGATCATGGAATTCAAGAACAATTGCTAGAAGTGATTGTTCCAACTGAAGATGTGATCGAATTTAAAAATGGTAAAGAAAAAATAAGCGAAAGAAGTTTATATTCAGGCTATGTGTTTGCCAATATTGACTTATCAACAGAACTTTGGCATAAAATTCAATCTTTGCCAAAAGTTGGTCGTTTTATAGGGGAAAGTAAAAAACCAACCCCATTGAGTGAAAAAGATATCAATCTTATTTTAGAAAAGGTGAAAAATAAAGCAGCACCTAAACCTAAAATTTCATTTGATAAAGAAGAAAGTGTAAGAATAACCGAAGGTCCTTTTGCAAACTTTGTAGGTATTGTAGAAGAATATGATATGGTTAGAGGAGTTTTAAAACTAAATGTTTCAATATTTGGTAGATCAACTCCAGTAGAGATCTTATACTCTCAAGTTGAAAAAATAGTTTGATAATATAGCAAGTAAAGGAGAAAGGTTATGGCTAAAAAAGTCGTAGGAGAAATAAAATTACAAATAGCTGCTACTAAGGCTAATCCATCACCTCCAGTTGGTCCTGCTTTGGGTCAACAAGGTGTTAATATTATGGAATTTTGTAAAGCATTTAATGAAAGAACAAAAGATATGGCTGGTTTTAATATTCCAGTTGTTATTACTGTTTATGCAGATAAAAGCTTTACATTTATCACAAAACAACCACCAGCTACAGATTTAATCAAAAAAGCTGCAGGTATTTCTAAAGGTGCGGATAATCCTTTAAAAAACAAAGTAGGTAAATTAACTAAAGCACAAGTTTTAGAAATTGTTGATAAAAAAATAGCTGATATGAACACAAAAGATAGAGAGCAAGCTGCTAAGATTATTATGGGTTCTGCTCGTTCTATGGGTGTTGAAATCGTAGATTAATACTCTTTACCGCCAAGAGTTTAAAAAGGCGGTAGCACTTTATATAAAATGCGGAGAAAAATTAATGTCTAAAAATACTAAAAGATTTACAGAATTATTAAAAAAAATTGATTCAAATAAAAATTACTTAATGGATGAAGCAATAAGTACAGTTAAAACTCTTGCTTCTGCTAAATTTGATGAAACAGTTGAAATTGCTTTAAAATTAAATGTTGATCCAAGACATGCAGATCAAATGGTAAGAGGTAGTGTAGTTTTACCTTGTGGTACAGGTAAAAAAGTGCGTGTTGCTGTTATAGCAAAAGATGCAAAAGCTGATGAGGCAAAAAATGCAGGTGCTGATATAGTTGGTAGTGATGATTTAGTAGAAGAAATTCAAAAAGGAAATATGAATTTTGATGTTTTAATTGCTACTCCAAATTTGATGGGTTTAGTTGGTAAAGTAGGTCGTATTTTAGGGCCTAAAGGTTTGATGCCAAATCCTAAAACAGGTACTGTGACAATGGATGTTGCACAAGCTGTGAATAATGCTAAAAATGGTCAAGTTAACTTCCGTGTTGATAAACAAGGAAATATCCATGCAGGTTTAGGTAAAGTTAGCTTTACTCAAGAGCAATTAAAAGAAAATATGACAGCATTTGTAAAAGCTATTAATAAACACAAACCAGCTGCTGCAAAAGGAAGATATATTAAAAATGCTAGTCTTTCTTTAACTATGAGTCCTTCTCTTTCTCTTGATACTCAAGAATTACTTGATACAAAATAAAATTAATGAGAGTTTTACTCTCATTAATAAAAATTAGATAAGATAATAACTTTTATTTTATCTAATTTTTATCTTAGATTGGAGATAGCCGAGGTCCTAGGACTTAATTAGATTTTCTGCTCTGCTTGAAATCACCGGTCGGAAAGGAGTAAAGATGACTAAAAGCCAAAAAGTTGAACTTGTTTCTAAACTTGAAGAAGGTTTTAAAGCTAGTGAAGCTGTTGTAGTTTGTAACTATAAGGGTTTAAACACTAAAAAACTTGAAGAGTTAAGAAATAATGCGAGAGAAATGGATGTTAAAGTTCAAATTATTAAAAATACTTTAGCAAGTATTGCTCTTAAAAATGCCGGCAAAGATGGAATGGAACTTAAAGATACTAATATTTATCTTTGGGGTGAAGACCAATTAAATGTTTCAAAAGTTGCTGATAAATTTAGCGAAGCTAATCAAGCATTTGAGATCAAAACTGCATTTATCGAAGGCGAAGTTGCTTCTGTAGATAAAGTTAAAGCTTTAGCTAAAATGCCTTCTCGCAATGAATTACTTGCTATGCTTTTGCAAGTTTGGAATGCACCAATCACCAATTTCACAATTGGATTAAATGCATTAAAAGAAAAAAAAGAAGCTGAATAAAATTATAAAAAGGATAAAAAATGGCAATTACTAAAGAAGATGTATTAGAATTTATTTCTAACCTAAGTGTTCTTGAGCTTTCAGAATTAGTAAAAGAATTTGAAGAAAAATTTGGTGTTTCTGCTGCTCCAGTTATGGTTGCAGGTGCTGCTGTTGCAGGTGCTGCTGGCGGTGCTGCTGAGGAAAAAACTGAATTTGATATTGTATTACAAGATGGTGGTGATAAAAAAATCAACGTAATTAAAGTTGTTCGTGCATTAACTGGTCTTGGATTAAAAGAAGCAAAAGACGCAGTTGAGCAAACTCCATCAGTTCTTAAAGAAGGTGTTAGCAAAGCTGAAGCTGAAGAAGCTAAAAAGCAACTTGAAGAAGCTGGCGCTAAGGTTGAGCTTAAATAATTTTTTGTTTTTTAAAAGAAAGGATTATATATCCTTTCTTGTTTTCCTTTAATTAAGGATTCTTTCTTTCAATACTTTTACCATGGGGTATAATAATATGTTAAATTCACAATCAGGAAATCGTTTAAGAATAGACTTCTCGAATGTTCCACAACAAATAGACATTCCAAATTTATTACAATTACAAAAAAAGAGTTTTGATTATTTTTTAAATTTAGATGCAAAAAATTCAGAAAGCGGAATTGAAAAAGTATTTAAATCTATCTTTCCAATCCATGATCCGCAAAATAGATTAAGTTTAGAATATGTAAGTAGTGAAGTAGGTAAGCCTAAATATACCATTAGAGAGTGTATGGAAAGAGGCTTGACTTATTCTGTAAATTTAAAAATGAAAATCCGTTTAACTTTACATGAAAAAGATGAAAAAACGGGTGAGAAAATTGGTATAAAAGATATTAAAGAACAAGAAATTTATATTAGAGAAATTCCTTTAATGACAGATAGAATTTCTTTTATTATCAACGGAGTAGAAAGGGTTGTAGTTAATCAGCTTCATAGAAGTCCAGGTGTTATCTTCAAAGAAGAAGAAAGTTCTACTGTTGCAAATAAATTAGTATATACAGCTCAAATTATACCAGATCGTGGTTCTTGGCTTTATTTTGAATATGATGCTAAAGATGTACTTTATGTACGTATCAATAAAAGAAGAAAAGTGCCTATTACAATTTTATTTAGAGCGCTTGGTTATAAAAAACAAGATATTATAAAATTATTCTACCCTATACAAACTATTCATGTAAAAAAAGATAAATTCTTAACCGAATTTAATCCAAATGACTTTTTAGATAGAGTTGAATATGACTTAAAAGATGAAAAAGGCAATGTAATTCATCAAGCTGGTAAAAGAATGACAAAGAAAAAAGCAGAACAGCTTGTAAAAGATGGTGTTAAATGGGTTGAATATCCAGTTGAAATTTTAACAAATAGATATTTAGCTAATCCTATCATTAATAAAGAAACCGGTGAAGTTTTATATGATTCTTTAACACTATTAGATGAGGGAAAACTAGCAAAAATTAAAGAAGAAAAACAGTTTGATATTGCAAACGACTTAGCTAATGGAGTAGATGCTGCTATTATTAATTCTTTTATTCAAGATAATGAAACTTTAAAATTATTAAAACAAACAGAAAATATAGAAGATGAAAATGATTTAGCAGCTATTAGAATTTATAAAGTGATGAGACCAGGTGAGCCTGTAGTGAAAGATGCTGCAAAAGCTTTTGTGAATGATTTGTTTTTCAATCCTGAAAGATATGACCTAACAAAAGTTGGTCGTATGAAAATGAACCATAAATTAGGTTTAGATACGCCTGAATACGTTACAGTTTTAACTAATGAGGACATAGTAAAAACTGCAAAATATCTAATTAAAGTAAAAAATGGTAGAGGTCATATCGATGATAGAGATCACTTGGGTAATCGTCGTATTAGATCAATCGGAGAGCTTTTAGCGAATGAACTTCATGTAGGTCTTGCTAAAATGCAAAAATCTATTAGAGATAAATTTACGGCTTTAAATGCGGATATTGACAAAGTAATGCCTTATGATTTGATCAATCCTAAAACCATTACTGTAACAATTATGGAATTTTTTACCGGTGGTCAATTATCTCAATTTATGGATCAAACAAACCCATTGAGTGAAGTAACTCACAAGCGTCGTTTATCTGCACTTGGCGAGGGTGGTTTGGTAAAAGAAAGAGCAGGATTTGAAGTGCGTGATGTCCATGCAACGCATTATGGAAGAATTTGTCCTGTTGAAACCCCAGAAGGTCAAAATATCGGTTTGATTAATACACTTTCAACTTATGCTAAAGTAAATGATTTGGGTTTTGTTGAAGCACCTTATAAGAAGGTAGAAAATGGTAAAGTAAGCAATGAAATCGTTTATTTAACCGCTACGCAAGAAGAAGGTTTAGTGATCGCAGCAGCTTCAACAAAAATTGATGAAAAGGGTAATATTGTTGAGGAATTTGTTGAAGCAAGACAAGATGGTGAAACAATCTTAGCAAGAAGAGAAGAAGTGCATTTGATTGACCTTTGTTCGGGTATGATAGTAGGGGTTGCAGCATCTTTGATTCCATTCTTAGAGCATGATGATGCAAACAGAGCTTTGATGGGTTCAAACATGCAACGTCAAGCAGTGCCTTTGCTAACTGCGCAAGCACCTATAGTAGGTACTGGTATGGAAAAAATCATTGCGCGTGATGCTTGGGAAGCTATTAAAGCTAAAAGAGCAGGGATTGTAGAAAAAGTTGATAATAAAAATATTTTCATTTTGGGTGAGGATGAAAATGGACCATTTATAGATCATTACAAAATGGAAAAAAATCTAAGAACTAACCAAAATACAACTTTTATTCAACATCCAATTGTTAAAAAAGGTGAATTTGTTCAAGCAGGTCAAATCATTGCAGATGGTCCAAGTATGGATCAAGGTGAACTTGCTATTGGTAAAAATGCTTTAATCGCATTTATGCCATGGCATGGGTATAACTATGAAGATGCTATTGTAATTAGTGAGAAAATTTTACGTGAAGATACTTTTACTAGTGTTCATATTTATGAAAAAGAAGTAGAGGCTAGAGAACTTAAAGACGGTGTAGAAGAAATTACAAAAGATATTCCAAATGTAAAAGAAGAGGATTTAGCACATCTTGATGAGAGTGGTATTGCTAAAATAGGAACCCATATTAAGCCTGGCATGATTTTAGTAGGTAAAGTTTCTCCTAAAGGTGAAGTAAAACCTACACCTGAAGAAAGATTATTAAGAGCTATTTTTGGTGAAAAAGCAGGACATGTTGTAAATAAATCTTTATATGCAACTGCTTCACTAGAAGGTGTTGTTGTAGATGTGAAAATCTTTACTAAAAAAGGTTATGAAAAAGATGCACGCGCTATAAAAGCTTATGATGATGAAAAATTAAACCTTGAAAAAGAACATCATGATAGACTTTTAATGATGGATAGAGAAGAAACTTTAAGGGTTTGTTCTTTGCTTTCTAAGTCGCCTTTAAATTCAGATGAAGAAATAAATGGTGTTAAATATAAAAAAGGTTCCAAAGTAGAAATTACAGAATTAGAAAAAATCAATCGTTTTGCATTAAATTCTTTAGTTAAGGCTTATTCTAAAGAAGTGCAAAAAGAATATGATGATTTAAAAAACCATTTCCAAAATGAGAAGAAAAAGCTTAAAACAGAACATGATGAAAAATTAGAAATTTTAGAAAAAGATGATATTTTACCAAGTGGAGTAGTAAAACTTGTTAAAGTATATATTGCGACTAAGAGAAAATTAAAAGTTGGGGATAAAATGGCAGGACGCCATGGAAATAAAGGTATTGTATCTAATATCGTTCCAGAAGTTGATATGCCATATTTACCTGATGGAAGACCTATTGATATAGCTTTAAATCCTCTAGGGGTTCCAAGCCGTATGAATATAGGGCAAATTCTTGAAAGTCACTTAGGAATTGTTGGTATGAAATTAGGTGATCAAATTCAAGAAATTTTTGATAGAAAACAAAAAGATTTTGTAAAAGAATTACGCGAAAAAATTCTTGAAATTTGCAGTGTATCTAGACTTGAGCTAGAAAAGAAATTTGTACAAACTTTAAATGATGAGCAACTTATTTCTTATGCTAGAGATTGGGCTAAAGGAGTAAAATTTGCTACTCCTGTATTTGAGGGTGTAACGGTTGAAGAATTTGGTAAGCTTTTTGAAATGGCTAAAATAGCTATGGATGGAAAAAGCGAACTTTATGATGGAAGAACTGGCGAAAAAATGGCAGAGCGTGTACATGTTGGATGTATGTATATGCTTAAATTACACCACTTAGTAGATGAAAAAGTTCACGCAAGAAGTACCGGACCTTATAGTCTTGTAACACAACAACCAGTTGGTGGTAAGGCTTTATTTGGTGGACAAAGATTTGGTGAGATGGAGGTTTGGGCTCTTGAAGCTTATGGGGCAGCTCATACTTTAAGAGAAATGTTAACCATAAAATCTGATGATGTTGAAGGTAGATTTAGTGCTTATAAAGCTTTAACAAAAGGTGAGAATGTTCCAGCAACAGGTATTCCAGAAACATTCTTTGTACTTACAAATGAATTAAAATCTCTTGCTTTAGATGTTGAGATTTTTGATAAGGATGAGAATAATGAGTAAATTTAAACCTATCGAAATAAAAGAAGATGGCAGACCTAGAGACTTTGAAGCTTTTCAATTAAGACTTGCAAGTCCTGAAAAAATCAAATCATGGTCTTATGGGGAGGTAAAAAAACCAGAAACGATTAATTATAGAACCTTAAAGCCTGAAAGAGACGGGCTTTTTTGTGCTAAAATTTTTGGACCAGTAAGAGATTATGAATGTCTTTGTGGTAAGTATAAAAAAATGCGCTTCAAAGGCATTAAGTGTGAAAAATGTGGTGTTGAAGTTACTAGTTCTAAAGTGCGTCGTTCAAGAATGGGGCATATTGAATTAGTTACTCCAGTGGCTCATATTTGGTATGTAAATTCTTTACCAAGTCGTATCGGTACTTTGCTTGGTGTAAAGATGAAAGACTTAGAACGCGTATTGTATTATGAAGCATATATAGTAGAAAATCCAGGTGATGCTTACTATGATAACGAAAATACTAAAAAAGTTGAATTTTGTGATGTATTAAATGAAGAGCAGTATTTAAATTTAATGCAGCGCTATGAAAGTAGTGGATTTAAAGCTAGAATGGGTGGTGAAGTTGTTAGAGATTTGCTAGCAAATTTAGATCTTGTAGAGCTTTTAAATAAACTAAAAGAAGATATTGCAGCAACTAATTCAGAAGCAAAGAAAAAAACTATCATCAAGCGTTTAAAAGTGGTAGAAAATTTCTTAAATAGCAATTTAAATAGCAATACAAATATTGATGAAGTGGTACCTAATCGTCCTGAGTGGATGATGATTACAAATTTACCTGTATTACCACCTGATTTAAGACCTTTAGTAGCTTTAGATGGTGGAAAATTTGCAGTTTCTGATGTGAATGATTTATACAGAAGAGTTATTAATAGAAATACACGTTTAAAAAGACTTATGGAGCTTGATGCGCCTGAAATTATCATTAGAAATGAAAAAAGAATGCTACAAGAAGCAGTTGATGCTTTATTTGATAATGGTAGAAGAGCAAATGCGGTTAAAGGTGCAAATAAACGTCCATTAAAATCTTTAAGTGAAATCATCAAAGGTAAACAAGGTCGTTTCAGACAAAATCTACTTGGTAAAAGGGTGGATTTTTCAGGTCGTAGTGTTATTGTTGTTGGACCAAAACTTAGAATGGATCAATGTGGTTTACCTAAAAAAATGGCTTTAGAATTATTTAAGCCACACTTATTAGCTAAACTTGAAGAAAAAGGTTATGCTACCACTGTAAAACAAGCTAAAAAAATGATAGAAAATAAAACCAACGAAGTTTGGGAGTGTTTAGAAGAAGTTGTTAAAGGTCATCCTGTAATGCTTAACCGTGCTCCAACCTTGCATAAACTTTCTATTCAAGCATTTCACCCTGTGCTTGTAGAGGGCAAGGCAATTCAACTTCATCCATTAGTATGTGCAGCGTTTAATGCTGACTTTGACGGAGACCAAATGGCTGTGCATGTGCCTTTATCGCAAGAAGCAATAGCTGAGTGTAAAGTATTAATGCTCTCATCTATGAATATCTTGCTTCCAGCAAGTGGTCGTTCTGTGACTGTGCCTTCTCAAGATATGGTTTTGGGGATTTATTATCTATCTTTAGAAAAAGATGGTGCTAAGGGTGAACATAAAATTTGTACAGGTATTGAAGAGGTTATGATTGCCCTAGAAGCAAAATCTTTAGATATTCATGCAAGTATTAGAAGTGTGGTTGATGGTAGAAAAATCACAACAACTGCGGGAAGATTAATCATTAAGTCTATCTTACCTGATTTTGTTCCTGAAAATATGTGGAATAAAGTCATGAAGAAAAAAGATATTGCAGCTTTGGTTGATTATGTTTATAAAGAAGGTGGCCTTGAAGTAAGTGCTAGCTTTTTAGATAAATTAAAAGATCTTGGTTTTGAATATGCAACAAAAGCGGGTATTTCTATTTCAATTGCTGATATTATTGTGCCTGATCAAAAGCAAAAAAGTATAGAAGAAGCTAAAAAACAAGTAAGAGAAATCCAAAATTCATATAATTTAGGTTTGATTACTTCAGGTGAAAGATATAATAAGATTATTGATATTTGGAAAAGTACTAATAATGTCTTATCAAAAGATATGATGGAGTTAATTAAAAAAGACAAAGAAGGATTTAACTCTATTTATATGATGGCAGATTCTGGTGCTAGGGGTTCAGCAGCTCAAATTTCACAGCTTGCTGCGATGAGGGGTCTTATGGCTAAACCTGATGGTTCTATTATTGAAACACCGATTATTTCAAACTTCCGTGAAGGACTTAACGTTCTTGAATATTTCATTTCAACTCACGGTGCTAGAAAAGGTCTTGCAGATACAGCCTTAAAAACAGCAAATGCAGGTTATTTGACAAGAAAACTTATCGATGTGGCACAAAATGTAAAAGTTACAATGGAAGATTGTGGCGCACATGAGGGTGTTGAGATTAATGAAATTACCGCAGATGGTGTTGTAATTGAAACCTTAGAAGAAAGAATTTTAGGAAGAGTTTTAGCTGAAAATATCATTGATTCTATTACTAATGAGATTTTATTCTCAGAAGGTACTTTAGTAGATGAGGAAAAAGCTAGAATTATTGTTGAAAGTGGAGTAAAGAGTGTAAGCATTAGAACTCCTATTACTTGTAAAGCTAAAAAAGGCGTATGTTCTAAATGCTATGGTATTAACCTAGGTGAAGGCAAATTAGTTAAACCAGGTGAAGCTGTAGGTATTATATCTGCTCAATCAATCGGTGAGCCAGGAACACAGCTTACGCTAAGAACTTTCCACAGTGGTGGTACTGCTAGTACAGATTTACAAGATCGCCAAGTAGTAGCACACAAAGAAGGTTTTGTAAGATTTTATAATCTTAATACCTATGAAGATAGACAAGGCAAAACTATAGTGGCTAATCACCGCAATGCTGCTATTTTACTTGTTGAGCCAAAAATCAAAGCTCCATTTAAAGGAACTATCCATATTGAGCATGCGTATGAAGATGTGGTGGTTAGCGTTAAAGCAAAAAACAATGAAGCTAAATTTATATTAAGAAAGTATGACTTAGCAAAAGCTAACGAACTTGCGGGTGTAAGTGGTAATATAGAAGGTAAATTATATATTCCATATAGTGATGGTGCTGAAGTAGCTGAAAATGAAAGTATTGTAGAAGTAATCAAAGAGGGTTGGAATATACCAAATCGTATTCCTTATGCGAGTGAATTGCTAGTAAAAGATGGTGATCCTATCACTCAAGATATTATAGCTGGCGCAAAAGGTACTTTGAAGTTTTATATGCTTAAAGGGGACGGTTTAGATAGAATTAGAAATCTAAAAAAAGGTGATGTGGTTAAAGAAAAAGGTGTTTTTGTTGTTATTGCTGATGAAAATGATAGAGAAGCAAAAAGACATTATATACCAAGAGAATCTGTGATTGAATTTGATGATAGTGCTTTTGTGGATAATCCTAAAACCATCATAGCAAAATCAAGCAAAGAAGATAAAACCATTATTGCTGAATGGGATGCGTATAATAATACTGTAATTGCAGAAGTTGCAGGTACAATTAATTTTGAAGATATTGAATCAGGCTATAGTGCTGATGAGCAAATTGATGAAGCAACGGGTAAAAGATCACTTGTTATTAATGAGTATTTACCAAGTGGAGTGCGTCCTGCATTGTTAATTATAGGTGAAAATGACAAAGTAGTGCGTTATCAACTAGAGCCAAAAACTGTTATTTATGTAAATGATGGCGATAAGGTTAAACAAGCTGATATCTTAGCTAAAACTCCAAAGGCAGCGGCTAAGTCAAAAGATATTACTGGAGGTCTTCCAAGGGTATCTGAATTATTTGAAGCAAGAAAGCCAAAAAATACTGCTGTTGTGGCTGAAATTGACGGGGTTGTTAGATTTGATAAACCTTTAAGATCAAAAGAAAGAATCATTATTCAAGCAGAAGATGGAAGTAGTGCAGAGTATTTGATAGATAAATCAAAACGCATTCAAGTAAGAGATGGTGAATTTATCCATGCGGGTGAGAAATTAACCGATGGAGTTATTTCAAGTCATGATGTGCTTAGAATTTTAGGTGAAAAAGCGTTGCATTATTATCTTATCTCTGAAATTCAGCAAGTTTATCGTGGTCAAGGTGTTGTGATTTCTGATAAGCATATTGAAATCATCGTATCGCAAATGCTAAGACAAGTAAAAATTGTTGATAGTGGTCATACAAACTTTATTGTGGGAGATTTGGTTTCAAGAAGAAAATTCAGAGAAGAAAATGAAAGAATTTTAAAATACGGTGGCGAACCCGCTGTAGCTGAGCCTGTATTGCTTGGGGTTACAAGAGCAG is a window encoding:
- the rpoB gene encoding DNA-directed RNA polymerase subunit beta, translated to MLNSQSGNRLRIDFSNVPQQIDIPNLLQLQKKSFDYFLNLDAKNSESGIEKVFKSIFPIHDPQNRLSLEYVSSEVGKPKYTIRECMERGLTYSVNLKMKIRLTLHEKDEKTGEKIGIKDIKEQEIYIREIPLMTDRISFIINGVERVVVNQLHRSPGVIFKEEESSTVANKLVYTAQIIPDRGSWLYFEYDAKDVLYVRINKRRKVPITILFRALGYKKQDIIKLFYPIQTIHVKKDKFLTEFNPNDFLDRVEYDLKDEKGNVIHQAGKRMTKKKAEQLVKDGVKWVEYPVEILTNRYLANPIINKETGEVLYDSLTLLDEGKLAKIKEEKQFDIANDLANGVDAAIINSFIQDNETLKLLKQTENIEDENDLAAIRIYKVMRPGEPVVKDAAKAFVNDLFFNPERYDLTKVGRMKMNHKLGLDTPEYVTVLTNEDIVKTAKYLIKVKNGRGHIDDRDHLGNRRIRSIGELLANELHVGLAKMQKSIRDKFTALNADIDKVMPYDLINPKTITVTIMEFFTGGQLSQFMDQTNPLSEVTHKRRLSALGEGGLVKERAGFEVRDVHATHYGRICPVETPEGQNIGLINTLSTYAKVNDLGFVEAPYKKVENGKVSNEIVYLTATQEEGLVIAAASTKIDEKGNIVEEFVEARQDGETILARREEVHLIDLCSGMIVGVAASLIPFLEHDDANRALMGSNMQRQAVPLLTAQAPIVGTGMEKIIARDAWEAIKAKRAGIVEKVDNKNIFILGEDENGPFIDHYKMEKNLRTNQNTTFIQHPIVKKGEFVQAGQIIADGPSMDQGELAIGKNALIAFMPWHGYNYEDAIVISEKILREDTFTSVHIYEKEVEARELKDGVEEITKDIPNVKEEDLAHLDESGIAKIGTHIKPGMILVGKVSPKGEVKPTPEERLLRAIFGEKAGHVVNKSLYATASLEGVVVDVKIFTKKGYEKDARAIKAYDDEKLNLEKEHHDRLLMMDREETLRVCSLLSKSPLNSDEEINGVKYKKGSKVEITELEKINRFALNSLVKAYSKEVQKEYDDLKNHFQNEKKKLKTEHDEKLEILEKDDILPSGVVKLVKVYIATKRKLKVGDKMAGRHGNKGIVSNIVPEVDMPYLPDGRPIDIALNPLGVPSRMNIGQILESHLGIVGMKLGDQIQEIFDRKQKDFVKELREKILEICSVSRLELEKKFVQTLNDEQLISYARDWAKGVKFATPVFEGVTVEEFGKLFEMAKIAMDGKSELYDGRTGEKMAERVHVGCMYMLKLHHLVDEKVHARSTGPYSLVTQQPVGGKALFGGQRFGEMEVWALEAYGAAHTLREMLTIKSDDVEGRFSAYKALTKGENVPATGIPETFFVLTNELKSLALDVEIFDKDENNE